A genomic region of Notamacropus eugenii isolate mMacEug1 chromosome 3, mMacEug1.pri_v2, whole genome shotgun sequence contains the following coding sequences:
- the TMT1A gene encoding thiol S-methyltransferase TMT1A, with the protein MAVTVSIVQLAICVIMFPIFLLHFLGLWDWICKKLFPYFLVQFTKSYNREMAAKKQELFSNIQDFAGSSGKVSLMEVGCGTGANFKFYPPGCRITCVDPNPNFEKFLIKSIAESRHLQFERFIVASGEDMNQIADDSMDVVVCTLVLCSVQQQEKFIKEVRRVLRPGGAFYFMEHVAAEPSSWNFFWQQALRPTWQLVFDGCDLTRESWKALEGGSFSKLNLQHLQAPVSWKIVRPHILGYATK; encoded by the exons ATGGCGGTCACTGTCTCCATTGTCCAGCTGGCCATCTGTGTCATCATGTTccccatctttctactccacttcTTGGGTCTGTGGGACTGGATATGCAAAAAGCTTTTTCCTTACTTCTTGGTGCAGTTCACCAAGAGCTACAACAGAGAGATGGCTGCCAAGAAGCAGGAGCTCTTTAGCAACATACAGGACTTTGCAGGATCCTCAGGGAAGGTATCCTTGATGGAGGTTGGCTGCGGCACTGGGGCCAACTTTAAGTTCTACCCTCCTGGCTGCAGGATCACCTGTGTTGACCCCAATCCCAACTTTGAGAAGTTTCTGATCAAAAGCATTGCTGAAAGCCGACACCTGCAGTTTGAACGCTTCATAGTAGCTTCAGGGGAAGACATGAATCAAATAGCAGATGACTCCATGGATGTGGTGGTCTGCACCCTGGTCCTGTGCTCTGTACAGCAGCAAGAGAAATTCATCAAAGAGGTGCGCCGAGTGCTGAGGCCG GGAGGTGCTTTTTATTTCATGGAACACGTGGCAGCTGAACCATCCAGCTGGAATTTCTTCTGGCAACAAGCGCTTCGGCCAACATGGCAGCTAGTATTTGATGGTTGCGACTTGACCAGAGAAAGCTGGAAAGCCCTGGAGGGGGGCAGCTTCTCCAAACTAAACCTTCAGCACCTGCAGGCACCCGTCTCCTGGAAGATAGTCCGGCCTCACATCCTTGGATATGCCACAAAATAA